ATTTCCAAAGCTGATATTATATTCCCTTTCCctcaatatttaaataaaaatagaaagtaTGTGGTAATTTGTTCCAGTGTTGATTTTAGCAAGCTTGAGTCCATATGTTAATGTTAATTAGGCGATTCAGTCAGCATGTTGAAAGTTGGGATGATACTCGTATGGTCAGTGTCAGTTATGCACTCAAAAAGTATTCAAAAAGTTGTGAATCTAGCCATTCTTAAGGTCATAGGAAGGTTGTAGGAGAGGAAAGAGTAgtatattgagaaaaaaagttGGAAATTGATGATAACACTTGGCTTCACAAGCattaagttttcttgatttcttatTTTAGTGATGTTTATGAATAAGAGATTACTGATTAACAAGGGTGTTTGTAATGGCAGTAAAAAGAAATTTCCTCGGTAACATATGTTCCTAGtagaaatttgaaaagaattGAAACGGGATTGAATTTTGTTACTCTCTGTTGCAGTGTAATGGCAGTAAAAAGAAATTTCCTCGGTCCAAGtagaaatttgaaaagaattGAAACGGGATTGAATTTTATTACTCTCTGTTGCAGTTAGTACTTTGTCTGTTGTGTTACAACTCTAAAAGCCTGGTCTGTTTTGTCTTTAACTACTGCAGCTTGAGAATGTATAATTCTCTGGTCGAAAGATGTTTCACGGACTGTGTAGACAGTTTCAAACGCAAAACTTTAGACAAACAAGAGGAGACCTGTGTCCGACGATGTGCTGAGAAGTTCTTGAAGCATTCTATGCGTGTAGGACTGAGATTTGCAGAGCTTAACCAAGGTGCACCAACACCAGACTAAGACGCTTCTGTTATGTGCCTGCAATTCAATTTCtcattattgtttattgtggGTTAATCAACAAGGACAAGTAGTGGAAGTTCCTTATTTTGGAAAGTCAACAGCTCTCCTCGTTGTTATTGGTAAAATGTACTTCTACAGTTAAATTATTAGAAACTTGAATAGTAGAACTGGATCCTGTAACTGATTGCAGGCCACTTGCTGTTACGATAGCATTCTTTTGTTGTGACGTTCTAGTAAAATAATGTGGTATTCAACTTCATCAAGGAGATATATCTGTTGCCTTTTCTGTTATGATAACAATTTTTGAACTTGAAGTTGAGAAATGGATTTTTGCTGAAATGATTAATCTTTTGTCTATTGATCCTCTTCTTGTTTCCTCGTACCTCCTCCTGCCTTCAAATTTCTTATCTTTTGCCTGTCTAACTCTCTGATAATGTCATATTCCGAAACATCGAATTTGCCAAATAAGATTAGTAAGGTTGCTGCTTGTGGCATGTCAAGATGGAAATTAACCTGTCCATCACTTATATGATGTTCATCTGCGCCAAGTCGAAAATGTTGGTTTGTGCAAAATTCAGTTATTTGACATTTGATGGGTTAGTAGTTGCttgtaattttgaattttgaggtGAAATGTTGCTTTATTCTAGTTGTCAATTGAATGCTAATGTTTGTTTcagttccaaaaaaaaaataattttcagcaATTCTAGAGATCAccatttctcctttttttcctATTCAAAGTGAGTGATCATTGGAGGCCATTTCTTTGAAAAAAGCAgctttcagtttttttttttattattattctatgaATATTTTTGTGATATGTCTgctagactttttttttttcaaaatctttaTGCAACCCTCTATAGGGAATTGGGAGTTCATAGGCTATTTTACTTTAGGTGAATCTTTCAGTTTTTCGTGTGTGTTAGCCCATGAATATTGCGATGATATGactttaagaatttttttgcTAAACCTTTTGGATCCTCCGTAAGGAGTTAGGGATGCAGTACGTGCacatattttagatatttatgaGTCAAGTTATAGAAATCAGGTCATATTTGCTGAGACCGCCTTGCACTCTCAACCCGCTCCACTCCATTGCCAACTCTTAACTGAGAAATTTAAAAGTTGGACTTCAGAAGGAATAGAgagtagaagaaaaaaaaactcacaatGGCATCAAGTTGCTACATCCAAGGTACAATTACGGCAGCTATATAAATAGCACGTAGCCaagtattttacaaaaaaaaacaaaaaacaaaagtcAACATAACTTCCAcattttaagaatataatacATCTACGGCTTcctacatataaaaaaaagacattCAGGAGATCGAAAAATCTATTCCGATATCTTTAATTAAGAGAGAGATATTCACGCATTCCATCACAATTCTCGACACATGGGTCACAAGAGACATAAATCGAAAGACGCGGAAATGGAAGTTACATTAGAGAGAGTCCATGTAAAACATGAATGGAAACATCAGCACATGTTATATATcagtataaaaatatattcataaactTAGGCAGTAATTTGCCATTACATCAccataataataaacaatatgCAAGTAAAGCTGCGGGCTACAATTTCCCCCCTAAATTTGGTCCTTTTGTAGCCACTTCAGCCTCTATTAGCTTTACCAACACCCAActtagataaaaagaaaaagtagataAAAGAGTAACAAAGCAATTCCCCAGAAAGTTGATAGTAATTcaaaagagaaagaaacaaATCCCCGCGACACTTTCCCAGATAAAAAAAGAGAACCATTGAAGGCGGGAAATTgtaagaatttttcttttgttttgatCAGGTCAGTGTAATTATTTGGTGAAATTAAACGCGGAAATTCTTTCCCTGGAAAGTTTGTCCAAATTGCCAGTTAGCTGGTGCAATGTTGT
The sequence above is a segment of the Solanum lycopersicum chromosome 10, SLM_r2.1 genome. Coding sequences within it:
- the LOC101255048 gene encoding mitochondrial import inner membrane translocase subunit Tim9; this translates as MDKSMIGDLDSLPEADKIRMAAMIEQLQVRDSLRMYNSLVERCFTDCVDSFKRKTLDKQEETCVRRCAEKFLKHSMRVGLRFAELNQGAPTPD